One genomic region from Rhizomicrobium palustre encodes:
- a CDS encoding restriction endonuclease has protein sequence MPIPDYQTLMLPILRLSSEAEKSVSDVESEIADQFRLSEDDRNELLPSGKQRVFHNRLHWAKFYLSKAGLMSIPRRGRFIATEAGKELLRRGIDKIDLRLLLEIPSFKEFYRPDTATAAEPSSNAQEITSNTDSAQTPEEEIDTAHKKLTLALRAELLDRISRNSPAFFEQTIVDLLVAMGYGGSHKDAAQQLGRTGDGGVDGVVNEDRLGLDRVYIQAKRYAAGSTVGRPDVQAFVGSLVGFGATKGVFVTTSSFSTQARDYAKHLTQRVILIDGTTLADLMIEHNVGVRINRKIEFKRIDEDFFVDED, from the coding sequence ATGCCTATCCCCGATTATCAGACACTGATGTTACCCATTCTCCGGTTGTCGTCGGAAGCGGAAAAAAGCGTTTCGGACGTGGAGAGCGAGATTGCGGACCAGTTCCGCCTTTCTGAAGACGATCGCAACGAACTCCTGCCCAGTGGCAAACAGCGCGTTTTTCACAACCGGCTGCATTGGGCCAAGTTCTACCTCTCCAAAGCCGGATTGATGAGCATTCCGCGCCGCGGACGTTTCATTGCCACAGAGGCCGGTAAAGAGCTCCTCCGGCGCGGCATAGACAAAATCGATCTCAGGCTTTTACTGGAAATCCCCTCTTTTAAAGAGTTTTACCGTCCAGACACGGCAACTGCGGCCGAACCGTCGTCAAATGCGCAAGAAATTACCAGCAACACCGATAGCGCGCAGACGCCGGAGGAAGAAATCGATACAGCCCATAAGAAGCTCACGCTTGCTCTGCGCGCCGAGCTGCTTGACCGGATATCACGAAATAGTCCGGCATTTTTCGAACAGACGATTGTCGATCTTCTGGTTGCGATGGGATATGGCGGATCGCACAAGGACGCAGCCCAGCAATTGGGCCGAACAGGCGATGGCGGCGTTGATGGCGTGGTCAATGAGGATCGGCTTGGGCTCGACCGCGTGTACATCCAAGCGAAAAGATACGCCGCCGGTTCTACGGTTGGCCGTCCGGACGTTCAGGCCTTCGTTGGTAGCTTGGTAGGCTTTGGCGCAACCAAAGGCGTCTTCGTAACTACGTCCTCATTCAGCACTCAGGCGCGGGACTATGCGAAGCATTTGACGCAGCGCGTGATACTGATAGACGGCACTACCCTCGCAGACCTTATGATCGAGCATAATGTCGGCGTTCGCATCAATCGGAAGATTGAGTTCAAGAGAATAGACGAAGATTTCTTCGTCGATGAGGACTGA
- the sppA gene encoding signal peptide peptidase SppA, translating into MVAFLRWAGSIVAGTLNGLIKFTLAILLILIVISLFAMARGDKMPGSMVLSIDLRKDVADSRPGKYSFGARAPTVLDIVLGLDAAERDPRVKGVFLRLGTGALSVAEAEEIGAALKRFRASGKFVIAHAQGFDGAGLGDYVTATAADQIWMQPKSSFAAAGVGGGEFFVRGLLDKIKAEPQIAKRSEYKSAADMFMESSMTKEDREQLQELMKSTYDAAVNTAAADRKISRAAMVAALDASPQFTEDAKAKKLIDQIGFDDDALGAALNKAGGDAQAITLSQFLGAKVASAYGSGPHIALVQASGEIVEGSTGGGPFDNSSVIAGDDMAHAIREATADKDVKAIILRVDSPGGSVAASDQILDAVKKAQAAGKPVVVSMGGVAASGGYYISLSANKIVAHPATITGSIGVLTGKVSIGNTLGLVGVKGELVGVGKNALMNSDLAPYTPEQWAALNAEADGIYADFTKKVAEGRKLPLAKVQEVARGRVWTGADAKERGLVDKLGGFWDAADVAKRLAGVPAGDRVRFKLYPRQKGFLETVSDWLNGDDDEVQAIENFKTLMTSPVISHTAHAVRQAPRAGIELRAANLPE; encoded by the coding sequence ATGGTCGCCTTCTTGCGCTGGGCCGGTTCGATTGTGGCTGGCACCTTAAATGGCCTCATCAAGTTCACCTTAGCCATATTGCTGATCCTGATTGTGATCAGCCTTTTCGCCATGGCCCGAGGCGACAAGATGCCGGGCTCCATGGTGCTCTCCATCGACCTGCGCAAGGACGTCGCGGATTCCCGACCCGGAAAATATTCATTTGGCGCTCGCGCCCCCACGGTGCTCGACATCGTCCTGGGCCTGGATGCCGCCGAGCGTGATCCGCGGGTGAAGGGCGTCTTCCTGCGCCTTGGCACTGGCGCGCTCTCGGTCGCAGAAGCCGAGGAGATCGGGGCGGCGCTGAAGCGCTTCCGCGCCTCCGGCAAGTTCGTCATCGCCCATGCCCAAGGTTTTGATGGCGCGGGCCTTGGCGATTATGTCACGGCGACTGCGGCGGACCAGATATGGATGCAGCCCAAATCGAGCTTCGCCGCGGCGGGTGTCGGCGGTGGCGAGTTCTTTGTGCGTGGCCTGCTCGACAAGATCAAAGCCGAGCCGCAGATCGCCAAGCGTTCTGAATATAAGAGCGCCGCGGACATGTTCATGGAAAGCTCCATGACCAAGGAGGACCGCGAGCAGCTCCAGGAGCTGATGAAATCCACCTACGACGCGGCTGTGAACACCGCCGCCGCCGATCGCAAGATTTCGCGTGCGGCGATGGTGGCGGCCCTCGATGCCAGCCCGCAATTCACCGAAGACGCCAAGGCCAAGAAGCTGATCGACCAGATCGGGTTCGACGATGACGCACTTGGCGCCGCGCTGAACAAGGCGGGCGGGGATGCGCAGGCTATTACCCTGTCGCAATTCCTCGGCGCCAAGGTCGCTTCGGCCTATGGCAGCGGACCCCATATCGCTCTGGTGCAGGCCTCGGGCGAGATCGTGGAAGGCTCCACGGGCGGCGGGCCCTTCGACAACAGCTCGGTGATCGCGGGCGATGACATGGCCCATGCCATCCGCGAGGCGACGGCCGACAAAGATGTGAAAGCCATTATCCTGCGCGTCGACTCCCCTGGCGGCTCCGTGGCGGCCTCGGACCAGATTTTGGATGCTGTGAAGAAGGCGCAGGCTGCGGGCAAACCCGTGGTGGTGTCGATGGGCGGCGTGGCGGCGTCGGGCGGCTATTACATCTCGCTTTCCGCCAACAAGATTGTGGCCCATCCGGCCACGATCACCGGCTCCATCGGTGTGCTCACGGGCAAGGTGTCGATCGGCAACACGCTTGGCCTTGTCGGGGTCAAGGGTGAACTCGTCGGTGTCGGCAAGAATGCGCTGATGAATTCGGACCTCGCGCCCTATACGCCCGAGCAGTGGGCGGCGCTGAATGCCGAAGCTGATGGCATCTATGCAGACTTCACCAAGAAGGTGGCCGAGGGCCGCAAGCTGCCGCTCGCCAAGGTGCAGGAAGTTGCCCGTGGCCGGGTCTGGACGGGCGCCGACGCCAAGGAGCGTGGCCTCGTCGATAAGCTTGGCGGCTTCTGGGATGCGGCGGATGTTGCCAAGCGCCTTGCGGGCGTCCCGGCGGGCGATCGCGTGCGCTTCAAGCTCTATCCACGTCAGAAGGGCTTCCTGGAGACGGTGAGTGATTGGCTAAATGGTGATGATGACGAAGTGCAGGCCATCGAGAATTTCAAGACTCTGATGACCTCGCCGGTGATCAGCCACACCGCGCATGCGGTGCGTCAGGCGCCGCGCGCTGGCATTGAGCTGCGCGCGGCCAACCTGCCGGAGTAA
- a CDS encoding sulfotransferase yields the protein MIASPHAMLDAALRLEQAGRVSEATAAYEVLLAAWPEIADGWYNLARMKRTLGESLAALSAYDEALKRGASKPEEIHLNRGVIFADDLRRDDEAESAYTAALLINPRYTPALLNLANLKEDQGKRDEARRLYGDALAIEPNNALALARLAGVSKTSDAQDPLIQRLKSTLARPTLTVEDRSDLGFALGRLLDQCGNYDEAFQAYAKANRAAREMTPPQQRYNRAAHEKLISKIIAAFTNPVEKTGAPAPIFICGMYRSGSTLAEQVLAAHPRLTAGGELNLIPALVQGKLAPFPESMATQSPAMLAQYAEEYRAQTAALFPPALQITDKRPDNFLYIGLIKAMFPDAKIVHTKRNLFDTAISVYFQHLGEDYSRDLSDISHYIRQYQRLMAHWKSLYTDDVLDFDYDGFVREPRPHLEALLAFLGLDWHEGCLSFHEAETSVKTASVWQVREPLYQKSSGRWRAYEKHIGALKAGLQK from the coding sequence GTGATTGCTTCGCCACATGCGATGTTGGACGCTGCCTTGCGCCTCGAACAGGCTGGCCGCGTTAGCGAAGCCACTGCGGCTTATGAAGTGCTCCTCGCCGCTTGGCCCGAGATCGCGGATGGCTGGTACAATCTTGCCCGCATGAAGCGCACGCTTGGCGAGTCCTTGGCGGCACTCTCCGCCTACGATGAAGCCCTGAAACGCGGCGCATCAAAGCCGGAAGAAATCCATCTTAATCGCGGCGTGATCTTCGCCGATGATCTGCGGCGCGATGACGAGGCCGAAAGCGCCTATACCGCGGCCCTTCTGATCAATCCGCGCTACACGCCAGCGCTCCTCAACCTTGCCAATCTCAAAGAAGACCAGGGCAAGCGCGACGAAGCACGAAGGCTTTATGGCGATGCGCTCGCCATCGAACCCAATAATGCCCTGGCCCTGGCGCGGCTCGCAGGTGTGAGCAAAACGTCCGACGCTCAAGACCCGCTGATCCAGCGGCTGAAATCCACTTTGGCGCGCCCTACCCTGACGGTGGAGGACCGCTCCGACCTCGGCTTCGCCCTTGGGCGCCTGCTTGATCAATGTGGGAATTACGACGAAGCCTTTCAAGCCTATGCCAAGGCCAATCGCGCCGCCCGCGAGATGACGCCGCCACAGCAGCGCTATAACCGCGCCGCGCATGAGAAGCTCATCAGCAAGATCATCGCCGCCTTCACAAACCCCGTGGAGAAAACGGGCGCGCCTGCGCCCATCTTCATCTGCGGCATGTATCGCTCCGGCTCTACACTGGCTGAGCAAGTGCTGGCGGCGCATCCGCGCCTGACCGCTGGCGGCGAGCTGAACCTTATCCCGGCCCTCGTTCAAGGCAAGCTCGCCCCCTTTCCAGAGAGCATGGCCACGCAGAGCCCGGCGATGCTGGCGCAATATGCCGAAGAGTATCGCGCCCAGACCGCGGCGCTATTTCCCCCTGCGCTGCAGATCACCGACAAGCGGCCCGACAACTTCCTCTACATCGGACTGATCAAGGCGATGTTCCCGGATGCCAAGATCGTGCACACCAAGCGCAATCTCTTTGACACCGCGATCTCGGTCTATTTCCAGCATTTAGGCGAGGATTATAGCCGCGATCTTTCCGACATCTCCCATTATATCCGCCAATACCAGCGGCTGATGGCGCATTGGAAAAGTCTGTATACAGATGATGTATTGGATTTCGATTACGACGGTTTTGTTCGCGAGCCCCGGCCCCATCTTGAAGCCTTACTCGCTTTCCTTGGCCTTGACTGGCACGAGGGCTGCCTCAGCTTTCATGAGGCCGAGACCAGCGTCAAAACCGCGAGCGTCTGGCAGGTGCGCGAGCCGCTTTACCAGAAATCCTCAGGGCGCTGGCGGGCCTATGAAAAGCACATCGGCGCCCTGAAGGCAGGACTTCAAAAATAG
- a CDS encoding TonB-dependent receptor domain-containing protein: MSNRNLTVRSALFLGAATAAALTLSPGYAADQVEQVVVTGSHIVSPNMQSASPVLEASALDIQVQGVTKIEDLLNQLPQVFAGQNATVSNGATGISTVDLRGLGCDRTLVLLDGRRLPYGSMLDSCADLNQIPSQLIEKVDVLTGGASAIYGSDAISGVVNFVMKHDFEGFQVEAQTGVYEHDNSNSAPGNIRNVITGRAATNPAQFKLPSDQVWEGLGTQISAVLGVSSANGKGNITGFFSYRHNDPILQSKYDYSACTVAKQKGTDWTCGGSGTSYPGRFTDFSNFDLTLNSAKPGTFRDYDPSTDQYNYGPLNYYQRPDERYAAGFFGHYQAAPFADVYAQINYTDYSTIAQIAPSGDFGNTTTINCDNPLLSASQSSAIGCTPAMIASGATTPMYIYRRNVEGGGRQSTLRNTSFRALMGVKGEISDGFTYDITGSYAHVESKQVYLHDFSVSRLTKALNVVTDPSTGNPTCASVLDKSDTACVPYNIFTIGGVTQDALNYVQIPLVQTGSTSQVSLSANFGLDLTKYGFVSPLAKSGVQVAFGAEYRQDSLESVTDTSFATGDGAGQGGPTIGLNGATHVAEGYLEASIPVVEDAPFIKSLSADLSYRFSSYDRIDTNAYGAQLQWTVNDDLRLRGSYERAVRAPNVIEQFKANGMNLDSSFDVDPCGKGGYATLAACQSTPGAGAATWYGKDSLNSPAGQYNVFQGGVPTLKAEKADTFTIGFVLTPQAVSGLVVSVDFFDVKLRNNIDAFKGADILLACYQYSVADQCAKIHRNPNGLLWTGTGYIEDLNVNVGGKRTSGIDFNTSYQFALGDLGLGVGDAGSASVNLTGTWMNKLTTDTGLGFNNVCAGMYGDRCGTPNPAWRHVLRTTWDAPWYDLSVSASWRFYGGVKQLGAKTTAIDYRWPSRSYFDLSAAAPVFTGTTLRVGVNNLFDNDPPLSSVVGTDGNGNTYPQVYDSMGRYLFASLTVNM, from the coding sequence TTGTCAAACCGAAATCTCACCGTCCGCTCTGCGCTGTTCCTAGGCGCAGCTACCGCGGCAGCACTCACCCTTTCGCCGGGCTACGCGGCGGATCAGGTGGAACAAGTGGTGGTGACCGGCTCGCATATCGTGTCGCCCAACATGCAGTCCGCAAGCCCGGTCCTCGAAGCCTCCGCGTTGGACATCCAGGTCCAAGGCGTGACCAAGATTGAAGACCTGCTCAATCAATTGCCGCAGGTTTTCGCCGGGCAGAACGCGACGGTGTCCAACGGTGCGACCGGCATCTCCACGGTGGATCTGCGCGGCCTTGGCTGCGATCGCACCCTGGTGCTGCTCGATGGCCGCCGCCTGCCCTATGGCTCGATGCTGGATTCCTGCGCCGACTTGAACCAGATCCCGAGCCAATTGATCGAAAAAGTGGACGTGCTGACGGGCGGCGCCTCGGCCATTTACGGTTCGGACGCCATCTCGGGCGTGGTCAACTTCGTCATGAAGCACGACTTCGAGGGCTTCCAGGTTGAAGCGCAAACCGGCGTCTATGAGCACGACAACTCCAACAGCGCCCCGGGCAACATCCGCAACGTGATCACCGGCCGTGCCGCCACGAACCCCGCGCAATTCAAGCTGCCGTCCGACCAAGTGTGGGAAGGCTTGGGCACCCAAATCTCTGCCGTCCTGGGTGTCTCCTCCGCCAATGGCAAAGGCAACATCACGGGCTTCTTCAGCTATCGCCATAACGACCCGATCCTGCAATCCAAGTATGACTACTCGGCTTGTACGGTCGCCAAGCAGAAAGGCACTGATTGGACTTGCGGCGGCTCCGGCACTTCCTATCCTGGCCGCTTCACGGATTTCTCGAACTTTGACCTGACGCTCAACAGCGCCAAGCCCGGGACCTTCCGCGACTACGATCCCTCCACCGACCAATACAACTACGGCCCGCTGAACTATTATCAGCGCCCTGACGAGCGTTATGCGGCCGGCTTCTTTGGCCACTATCAAGCCGCTCCGTTCGCAGATGTCTACGCTCAGATCAACTACACGGACTATTCGACGATTGCCCAGATCGCTCCGTCGGGCGACTTCGGCAACACCACGACCATCAACTGCGATAACCCGCTGCTCTCGGCGTCTCAGTCCAGCGCGATTGGTTGTACGCCTGCGATGATCGCGTCCGGCGCCACCACTCCGATGTACATTTATCGCCGCAACGTCGAAGGCGGCGGTCGTCAGAGCACCCTGCGCAATACCTCGTTCCGCGCATTGATGGGTGTTAAGGGCGAAATCAGCGATGGCTTCACCTATGACATTACGGGCTCTTATGCCCATGTTGAGTCCAAGCAGGTCTATCTGCACGACTTCTCCGTGTCGCGCCTGACCAAGGCTCTCAACGTCGTGACGGATCCGTCCACCGGCAACCCGACTTGCGCATCGGTGCTTGACAAATCCGACACCGCTTGCGTGCCGTACAACATCTTCACCATCGGCGGTGTCACCCAAGACGCCCTCAATTACGTGCAGATTCCGCTGGTCCAGACCGGCAGCACCTCGCAGGTCTCGTTGTCGGCCAACTTTGGCTTGGATCTCACCAAATACGGCTTTGTCAGCCCCTTGGCCAAGAGCGGTGTGCAGGTGGCGTTCGGTGCCGAATACCGTCAAGACAGCCTCGAATCCGTCACCGACACGTCCTTCGCGACGGGCGACGGTGCGGGCCAAGGCGGTCCGACCATCGGCCTGAACGGTGCGACACATGTGGCGGAAGGCTATCTCGAAGCCAGCATCCCCGTCGTCGAAGATGCGCCCTTCATCAAGTCCCTCTCCGCGGACCTTTCCTATCGCTTCTCGTCCTATGACCGCATCGACACCAACGCCTATGGTGCTCAGCTTCAGTGGACGGTGAACGATGACCTCCGCCTGCGCGGCAGCTATGAACGCGCGGTTCGCGCGCCGAACGTGATCGAGCAGTTCAAAGCCAATGGCATGAACCTCGACTCCTCATTCGACGTCGATCCTTGCGGCAAAGGCGGTTATGCGACGCTCGCGGCTTGCCAAAGCACGCCGGGCGCTGGCGCTGCGACGTGGTACGGCAAGGATTCGCTCAACAGCCCTGCCGGTCAGTACAATGTGTTCCAGGGCGGCGTTCCGACCCTTAAGGCCGAAAAGGCCGACACCTTCACGATCGGCTTTGTCCTGACCCCGCAAGCGGTCTCGGGCCTGGTGGTGTCTGTCGACTTCTTCGACGTCAAGCTGCGTAACAATATCGACGCCTTTAAGGGCGCGGATATCCTTCTGGCTTGCTACCAATATAGTGTCGCCGATCAATGCGCCAAGATCCACCGTAATCCGAACGGTCTGCTTTGGACCGGCACGGGTTATATCGAAGACCTGAATGTCAACGTCGGCGGCAAGCGCACCTCCGGCATAGACTTCAACACCAGCTATCAGTTCGCTCTGGGCGACCTCGGCCTCGGCGTGGGTGATGCGGGTTCAGCCTCCGTCAATCTGACGGGCACGTGGATGAACAAGCTGACAACGGACACTGGCCTGGGCTTCAACAACGTCTGCGCTGGCATGTATGGCGATCGTTGCGGTACGCCGAACCCGGCCTGGCGCCATGTTCTGCGCACCACCTGGGACGCTCCGTGGTATGACCTTTCGGTCTCGGCAAGCTGGCGCTTCTACGGCGGCGTCAAGCAGCTCGGCGCCAAGACCACGGCGATCGACTATCGCTGGCCGTCGCGCAGCTACTTCGATCTGTCGGCTGCAGCTCCAGTGTTTACCGGTACGACCCTGCGCGTTGGCGTCAACAACCTCTTCGACAACGACCCGCCGCTGTCGAGCGTTGTCGGCACCGATGGCAACGGCAATACCTACCCGCAGGTTTACGACTCCATGGGCCGCTATCTCTTCGCGTCCCTCACGGTCAACATGTAA
- a CDS encoding exodeoxyribonuclease VII small subunit yields the protein MVDQSVGTLSFEAALKELEAIVARLEQGQVDLEDSIALYERGQALKAHCEAKLKAAEGRLEKIVQNGSKISVEPAEIV from the coding sequence ATGGTTGATCAGAGTGTAGGCACGCTCAGTTTTGAGGCTGCACTGAAGGAGTTGGAAGCGATCGTCGCGCGCCTGGAGCAGGGACAAGTGGATCTGGAAGATTCGATCGCGCTCTATGAGCGGGGGCAGGCACTCAAGGCGCATTGCGAGGCAAAGTTGAAGGCCGCTGAGGGACGCCTCGAGAAAATCGTCCAGAACGGGTCGAAGATTTCCGTAGAGCCAGCCGAGATCGTCTAG
- the dxs gene encoding 1-deoxy-D-xylulose-5-phosphate synthase: protein MSGISKTPLLDGVSTPDELRALSPSVLPQLADELRNELIDVVSVTGGHLGSSLGVVELTVALHYVFNTPDDRLIWDVGHQAYPHKILTGRRSRMRTLRQGGGLSGFTKRAESEYDPFGAAHSSTSISAGCGFAVGSALKGEKRNVVAVIGDGSMSAGMAYEAMNNAGANNTRLIVILNDNDMSIAPPVGALSAHLSRLVSSRSYRGVRKLFKHLALKLPRPLAIAARRVEEYARGMVTGGTLFEELGFYYVGPIDGHNLEHLIPVLENVRDMQNGPILVHVVTQKGKGYAPAEHSADKYHGVTKFNVLTGEQKKSKSNLPSYTKVFSDALLAEAKADPRIVAVTAAMPSGTGLDQFAKEFPGRCFDVGIAEQHAVTFAAGMAAEGLKPFCAIYSTFLQRGYDQVVHDVALQSLPVRFALDRAGLVGADGPTHAGAFDVTYMAALPGMVVMAAADEVELMHMVATQVRYDEGPSALRYPRGEGVGLERPLIGTPLEIGKGRIIKEGTSIAILSLGTRLAPALEAAEMLSSYGLSTTVADARFAKPLDTDLIKRLAQEHELLITVEENSVGGFGSHVMQFLAWEGLLDKGLKVRPMVLPDHFQNHDSPERLYIEAGLDAGGIVQTALLALGREEAAAAASRIA, encoded by the coding sequence ATGTCGGGAATCAGCAAGACGCCACTTCTGGACGGCGTTTCAACGCCGGACGAATTGCGCGCGCTGTCGCCATCCGTTCTTCCTCAGCTTGCAGATGAACTGCGCAATGAGCTGATCGATGTCGTTTCGGTTACGGGTGGCCATCTGGGATCGAGCCTCGGTGTAGTCGAACTCACCGTGGCCTTGCACTATGTCTTCAACACACCCGACGACCGGTTAATTTGGGACGTCGGTCATCAGGCTTATCCGCATAAGATTTTGACGGGCCGGCGTTCGCGTATGCGTACCCTACGTCAAGGTGGTGGTCTCTCGGGCTTCACCAAGCGCGCGGAGAGCGAATACGATCCCTTCGGCGCGGCGCATTCCTCGACCTCGATTTCGGCGGGCTGCGGTTTTGCCGTCGGCAGCGCCCTGAAGGGCGAAAAGCGCAACGTCGTCGCTGTGATCGGTGACGGTTCGATGAGCGCGGGCATGGCGTATGAAGCCATGAATAACGCCGGTGCGAATAACACGCGCCTGATCGTTATCCTCAACGACAATGACATGTCGATCGCCCCGCCTGTGGGCGCGCTCAGCGCGCATCTCTCGCGGTTGGTGTCGTCGCGCTCTTATCGCGGCGTGCGCAAGCTCTTCAAGCATTTGGCACTCAAGCTGCCGCGTCCGCTCGCGATCGCCGCGAGACGGGTGGAAGAATATGCCCGCGGCATGGTCACGGGCGGCACGCTCTTTGAAGAGCTCGGCTTTTATTATGTCGGCCCGATTGACGGCCATAATCTCGAACATCTCATTCCGGTGCTCGAGAATGTGCGCGATATGCAGAATGGTCCGATCCTGGTCCATGTCGTCACCCAGAAGGGCAAGGGCTATGCCCCAGCCGAGCACAGTGCCGACAAGTATCATGGTGTCACTAAGTTCAACGTCCTGACCGGTGAGCAGAAGAAGTCCAAGTCGAACTTGCCGTCATATACCAAGGTATTCTCAGACGCCTTACTGGCGGAAGCAAAGGCCGATCCGCGCATTGTGGCGGTGACGGCGGCGATGCCTTCGGGCACCGGACTTGATCAATTCGCCAAGGAATTTCCCGGTCGCTGCTTTGATGTCGGCATTGCAGAGCAACATGCCGTGACTTTCGCGGCCGGTATGGCGGCGGAAGGCTTGAAGCCTTTCTGCGCGATCTATTCGACTTTCCTGCAGCGCGGCTATGACCAAGTTGTGCATGACGTCGCCTTGCAGAGCTTGCCGGTGCGCTTTGCCCTTGATCGGGCAGGGCTCGTCGGCGCCGACGGCCCGACCCATGCGGGCGCGTTCGACGTCACCTATATGGCCGCTTTGCCGGGCATGGTGGTGATGGCCGCGGCCGACGAAGTTGAGCTGATGCATATGGTGGCGACGCAAGTGCGCTACGATGAAGGCCCTTCGGCGCTGCGCTATCCGCGAGGCGAGGGTGTTGGCCTCGAACGTCCGCTGATTGGTACGCCGCTCGAAATCGGCAAGGGCCGCATCATCAAGGAAGGCACTTCTATCGCGATCTTGAGCCTTGGCACCCGCCTTGCGCCCGCGCTGGAAGCCGCTGAGATGCTGTCTTCCTACGGATTGTCGACCACCGTGGCCGATGCCCGCTTCGCCAAGCCTTTGGATACCGACCTCATCAAGCGCCTGGCGCAGGAACATGAGCTCCTGATCACGGTGGAAGAGAACTCCGTCGGCGGTTTCGGCTCGCATGTGATGCAGTTCCTGGCCTGGGAAGGTCTGCTCGATAAGGGGCTGAAAGTCCGCCCGATGGTCCTGCCGGATCACTTCCAGAACCACGATAGTCCCGAGCGGCTGTACATTGAGGCTGGACTGGATGCCGGCGGGATCGTGCAGACGGCGCTTTTGGCACTTGGACGGGAAGAAGCTGCTGCCGCTGCGTCGCGCATCGCATAA
- a CDS encoding TlyA family RNA methyltransferase produces MPTRADVFLVEKGFAASRSEAQAAIRAGTVTANGARVMKPSQLLGDEVEIAYVKAHPYVSRGALKLLAALDHFELSPEGLVCLDIGASTGGFTEVLLERGAHRVYAVDVGHGQLRQKLVNDERVVSLEGTDARNLTAAQIPEPPQVLVADVSFISLKLALPAALSLARNAFLVALVKPQFEAGRAAVGKGGIVKDEAAQNAAVQEVVKLLEKRHWSILGVIDSPIEGGDGNREFLVVARQA; encoded by the coding sequence ATGCCGACACGCGCGGATGTGTTTCTGGTCGAAAAAGGCTTTGCCGCGTCTCGCAGCGAGGCGCAGGCGGCCATTCGTGCCGGAACGGTAACGGCCAATGGCGCGCGGGTGATGAAGCCGTCGCAGCTCCTCGGTGACGAGGTTGAGATCGCCTATGTCAAAGCTCATCCTTACGTCTCGCGCGGTGCGCTGAAGCTTCTGGCGGCGCTGGACCATTTCGAGCTTTCGCCGGAGGGGCTCGTCTGTCTAGACATTGGTGCTTCGACGGGCGGCTTCACCGAAGTGCTGCTCGAGCGCGGCGCGCATCGCGTCTATGCCGTCGATGTTGGTCATGGTCAGCTACGCCAGAAGCTTGTCAATGACGAGCGCGTCGTCAGTTTGGAAGGCACGGATGCGCGCAATCTTACCGCCGCTCAAATCCCAGAGCCGCCGCAAGTGCTGGTCGCCGATGTGAGCTTCATCTCGCTGAAGCTGGCTCTGCCTGCTGCCTTGTCGCTGGCGCGCAATGCTTTCCTGGTCGCGCTGGTCAAGCCGCAATTCGAAGCGGGTCGTGCCGCAGTGGGCAAGGGCGGTATCGTCAAGGATGAAGCGGCACAGAACGCGGCGGTGCAGGAAGTGGTGAAGCTTCTGGAGAAGCGCCACTGGTCCATTCTCGGCGTGATTGACAGCCCGATTGAAGGCGGCGATGGCAATCGTGAGTTCCTGGTAGTGGCGAGGCAGGCGTGA